From one Microlunatus sp. Gsoil 973 genomic stretch:
- a CDS encoding nucleotidyltransferase domain-containing protein translates to MTLTVEDALAPLPETYHQLYRQVLAVCEPDERIRGLWLSGSLARGNADGGSDLDLLLAVDDDAYETFAAEWQEWLATATPTLLAKRIPAAAVLIVTSLTPQMCRLDVVAERVGALADSPFRTRVAVFDRDGLNAGIPDQVDGPGPDRDKINNLVSEFWRVQSISPAMINDRKDFLVARSGVDLAARLLLDLLIESNQPLPPMGAKRFNSQLTEEQRRILQAVPAYRADPESLVAAGLWLCDAMATHGRAAVERVGAQYPEELAAAVQDHLARTIGRS, encoded by the coding sequence GTGACGCTGACTGTCGAGGACGCCCTGGCTCCGTTGCCCGAGACCTATCACCAGCTGTACCGACAGGTGCTCGCCGTCTGCGAGCCCGATGAACGGATCCGAGGGCTCTGGCTGTCCGGATCGCTCGCCCGCGGCAACGCAGACGGCGGTTCCGACCTCGATCTGCTGCTCGCGGTCGACGACGACGCCTACGAAACGTTCGCCGCCGAGTGGCAGGAGTGGCTGGCGACGGCAACCCCGACCTTGCTCGCCAAGCGGATCCCGGCGGCCGCGGTTCTGATCGTCACCTCGCTCACTCCACAGATGTGTCGACTCGATGTGGTCGCCGAGCGGGTGGGTGCGCTGGCAGATTCCCCGTTCCGAACGAGGGTCGCGGTCTTCGACCGCGACGGTCTGAACGCCGGCATCCCGGACCAGGTGGACGGTCCCGGTCCGGATCGGGACAAGATCAACAACCTGGTCTCGGAGTTCTGGCGGGTCCAGTCGATCTCCCCGGCCATGATCAACGACCGTAAGGACTTCCTAGTGGCTCGATCCGGGGTCGACCTGGCCGCACGGCTGCTGCTCGACCTTCTCATCGAAAGCAATCAGCCACTGCCGCCGATGGGCGCGAAAAGGTTCAACAGCCAACTGACCGAGGAGCAGCGCAGGATCCTGCAGGCCGTGCCTGCATACCGGGCGGACCCGGAAAGTCTGGTGGCAGCAGGGCTGTGGCTCTGCGATGCGATGGCGACCCACGGCCGGGCCGCTGTCGAACGCGTCGGAGCCCAGTATCCGGAGGAGCTGGCGGCCGCGGTACAGGACCATCTGGCCCGCACCATCGGCCGCTCATGA
- a CDS encoding aminoglycoside phosphotransferase family protein — protein MTRPGTNASRTPRLAPDGLVEIAAELLRRLWRAEPSDYDFPGLAEVYPREEAVAQEDAAYERAVRGRPDRGSTGLDRLAVARSAAAELIATTGGPVLLHGDFLTKNLVRDRTAPVGWRSLDPLPMIGDPACEVGAFAAYLAAESILPAAETLAVRTGVEPERARAWAAIWAVHQSAQSWREDQDALDRLVGSAEINRLLRGG, from the coding sequence GTGACCCGGCCGGGAACAAACGCCTCCCGGACCCCGCGACTGGCGCCGGACGGCCTCGTCGAAATCGCTGCCGAGTTGCTGCGCAGGCTCTGGCGGGCCGAGCCGAGCGACTACGACTTTCCGGGACTGGCCGAGGTCTACCCGAGAGAGGAAGCCGTCGCACAGGAGGATGCGGCGTACGAACGGGCGGTGCGCGGCCGGCCCGACCGCGGCTCGACCGGTCTGGATCGGCTTGCCGTTGCCCGCAGCGCAGCCGCTGAACTGATCGCCACTACCGGCGGACCCGTCCTGCTGCACGGGGATTTCCTCACCAAGAATCTGGTACGCGACCGGACCGCCCCAGTGGGTTGGCGCAGCCTCGACCCGCTGCCGATGATCGGCGACCCCGCCTGCGAGGTGGGCGCGTTCGCCGCCTACCTGGCTGCGGAGTCGATCTTGCCGGCTGCTGAAACGCTGGCTGTCCGGACCGGGGTCGAGCCGGAACGCGCCCGCGCGTGGGCAGCGATCTGGGCGGTACACCAGTCCGCGCAGTCCTGGCGGGAGGACCAGGATGCGCTGGACCGGCTGGTCGGGTCGGCGGAGATCAACCGCCTGCTGCGTGGCGGTTAG
- a CDS encoding fructosamine kinase family protein, whose protein sequence is MITGHPLLQPGVKGAIERAMSDHLGQRWVTQGFTDLNSRASHPCGVLQGRPISVFAKLDTSDNATQTLQAEINGLTLLRDRARITVPTRIGTGPLQVDGGFVLLTEALSERPPKERTSGDWRAIGRTLATVHRVHGEHFGLEDFDGFFGALPQDNKPVPSDTWAEFYVERRVLPHLRSAIDTGLLPDDLGRDIERLTHRLPSLCGPELRPTLLHGDAQQHNFISTESGAVVTDAAPYYGHPEIDLMLLDYFQPVPREVFDAYREIAPIDASFADRRDLWCLFVDLACISVRAAEYERSALDRMRRAVGRYR, encoded by the coding sequence ATGATCACCGGACACCCGTTGTTGCAGCCGGGCGTCAAGGGCGCCATCGAGCGTGCGATGTCTGATCATCTGGGACAACGGTGGGTGACACAGGGATTCACCGACCTGAACAGCCGTGCATCACACCCGTGCGGCGTCCTGCAGGGCCGACCCATCTCGGTCTTCGCCAAGCTCGACACCAGCGACAACGCGACACAGACGCTCCAAGCGGAGATCAACGGCCTGACACTCTTGCGGGACCGTGCCCGGATCACGGTTCCGACGCGGATCGGAACCGGCCCTCTGCAGGTGGACGGCGGATTCGTTCTGCTGACCGAGGCGCTGTCCGAACGGCCACCGAAGGAGCGAACCAGCGGTGACTGGCGGGCGATCGGCCGCACCCTCGCAACAGTGCATCGGGTGCATGGCGAGCACTTCGGGCTCGAGGACTTCGACGGCTTCTTCGGCGCCCTGCCGCAGGACAACAAGCCGGTCCCGTCCGACACCTGGGCGGAGTTCTACGTCGAACGCCGTGTTCTTCCGCACCTCAGGTCCGCGATCGACACCGGACTGCTTCCCGATGATCTTGGTCGTGACATCGAACGTCTCACCCACCGGCTGCCGTCGCTGTGCGGGCCGGAGTTGCGACCGACACTTCTTCACGGTGACGCGCAGCAACACAACTTCATCAGCACAGAATCCGGTGCCGTGGTGACCGACGCCGCGCCGTACTACGGGCATCCGGAGATCGACCTGATGCTGCTGGACTACTTCCAGCCGGTCCCACGTGAGGTGTTCGACGCATATCGCGAAATTGCACCCATCGACGCGAGCTTTGCCGACCGCCGCGACCTCTGGTGCCTCTTCGTCGACCTGGCCTGCATCAGCGTGCGGGCCGCTGAGTACGAGCGTTCCGCGTTGGACCGGATGCGGCGCGCCGTGGGTCGCTATCGCTGA
- a CDS encoding FAD-dependent oxidoreductase: MANQPQERRTDVLVVGGGLGGVAAALAALRTDCRVVLTEDSEWLGGQLTSQAVPPG; this comes from the coding sequence ATGGCGAACCAACCGCAGGAACGACGGACCGACGTGCTGGTGGTCGGCGGTGGACTCGGTGGTGTCGCCGCCGCGCTGGCCGCTCTCCGGACCGACTGCCGAGTGGTGCTGACCGAGGACTCGGAATGGCTTGGCGGGCAGCTCACCTCACAGGCCGTCCCCCCCGGATGA
- a CDS encoding NUDIX domain-containing protein, with amino-acid sequence MINSVRDGWTSAAMVVGGVARRDDAILLVHEHTLGGEGPDQWTIPGGRLERGELLDAAVKREVGEETGLVVQSVGSLAFATQHYAPGRDQPLLFLAFHVDLVDVPGDRFTPDDPDGLIIEARFVAVPEAIDLVLGAGVFPGSQSTADFLRQPPCSPPTFSLWDLNRRTDGPLVRLPG; translated from the coding sequence ATGATCAATTCTGTGAGGGACGGCTGGACCTCTGCCGCGATGGTCGTCGGCGGGGTGGCCCGTCGCGACGACGCGATCTTGTTGGTGCACGAGCACACTCTCGGCGGGGAAGGTCCCGATCAGTGGACGATTCCCGGGGGTCGTCTCGAGCGGGGTGAACTGCTTGATGCCGCAGTCAAGCGGGAAGTCGGGGAGGAGACCGGGCTGGTGGTGCAGTCGGTCGGCTCCTTGGCGTTCGCGACGCAGCACTATGCGCCCGGGCGGGATCAGCCGCTGCTGTTCCTGGCCTTCCATGTCGACCTCGTGGACGTCCCCGGTGACCGGTTCACCCCGGACGATCCCGACGGCTTGATCATCGAGGCACGGTTCGTGGCCGTGCCGGAGGCGATCGACCTGGTCCTGGGTGCCGGTGTGTTCCCCGGCTCGCAATCCACGGCCGACTTTCTACGCCAGCCGCCCTGCAGCCCGCCGACGTTCTCGCTGTGGGACCTGAACCGGCGCACCGACGGGCCGCTGGTTCGCTTACCTGGTTAG
- a CDS encoding phosphotransferase family protein: MDLSHLGTPVGPPVRVHGGFGNRMYRLDTDQGSFAVKELNLADRRWPYHAADVFRFEQAAFAAGIPMPEPISASAETLVHRWVEADTMPEAPVSESYAFEIGTILARIHALDVQWPHPPDDEPMPRDWPDLAARASATGQPWAAELVCNVQTLLAIADFVETCQPPGPVVLTHRDIQPWNLLARDGRPVLLDWELSGPLDLSGELGSTALALAKGPGFDAIEPGIFRSVLDGYVAGGRELPPPGPSWFAFMIGGWLGHTRWNVLRCLAGVEPNTGPGLALSHEAVWAGVRGLPEMYDRLPELEALAG, encoded by the coding sequence GTGGACCTCTCGCATCTCGGCACCCCGGTCGGGCCGCCGGTCCGCGTCCATGGTGGCTTCGGCAACCGGATGTACCGGCTCGACACCGATCAGGGCTCGTTCGCGGTGAAGGAGCTGAATCTCGCCGACCGCCGGTGGCCGTATCACGCCGCGGATGTGTTCCGGTTCGAGCAGGCGGCCTTCGCCGCCGGTATACCGATGCCGGAACCCATCTCGGCAAGCGCCGAGACGCTCGTCCACCGCTGGGTCGAAGCCGACACGATGCCTGAGGCGCCGGTTTCGGAGTCGTACGCGTTCGAGATCGGCACCATCCTTGCCAGAATTCATGCGCTCGACGTGCAGTGGCCCCACCCTCCGGACGACGAACCGATGCCACGGGACTGGCCCGACCTCGCCGCCCGGGCATCGGCGACCGGGCAGCCGTGGGCCGCTGAGTTGGTCTGCAACGTCCAGACCTTGCTGGCGATCGCCGACTTCGTCGAAACCTGCCAACCCCCGGGACCGGTCGTGCTGACCCACCGGGACATCCAGCCCTGGAATCTGTTGGCACGAGACGGCAGACCGGTGCTGCTCGACTGGGAACTCTCCGGGCCGCTCGATCTGTCCGGCGAACTGGGCTCGACGGCACTGGCTCTGGCGAAAGGGCCGGGATTCGACGCGATCGAGCCGGGCATCTTCCGGTCGGTTCTCGACGGCTATGTCGCCGGCGGCCGTGAATTGCCGCCGCCCGGCCCGAGCTGGTTCGCTTTCATGATCGGCGGCTGGCTGGGACATACCCGGTGGAACGTCCTTCGCTGCCTTGCCGGTGTCGAGCCGAACACCGGGCCCGGCTTGGCCCTGTCGCACGAGGCCGTGTGGGCCGGTGTACGTGGACTTCCCGAGATGTACGATCGGCTACCGGAGTTGGAGGCGCTGGCCGGGTGA
- a CDS encoding FAD-dependent oxidoreductase, producing MENLLAGNKNIGTTHITNGCYRLHPVEWNIGEAAGALAGYAIRTGDPPRAVRNDAKLLADFQQLLIDTLGFQLGWPDDIRTTRR from the coding sequence ATGGAGAACCTGCTGGCCGGGAACAAGAACATCGGCACCACGCATATCACCAACGGCTGCTACCGGCTGCACCCGGTCGAGTGGAACATCGGCGAAGCCGCCGGGGCACTGGCCGGGTACGCCATCCGCACCGGCGATCCACCGCGGGCTGTCCGCAACGATGCCAAGCTGCTGGCCGACTTCCAGCAGCTGCTCATCGACACCCTCGGCTTCCAGCTGGGGTGGCCGGACGACATCCGCACCACCAGGCGCTGA
- a CDS encoding LacI family DNA-binding transcriptional regulator yields the protein MARPRREPRRVSQADVARRADVSTGIVSSVINGRDYGSIRVSEATRQRVWAAVRELGYVPNLAARNLARGTNRLIGVFTYQPVFPYESRDFYHDFLTGVEEAAEQLGYNLLMITGARNDQGHRSVYAGGVNNLQLADGAVLVGAGEDVDELTRMTQEGYPFVYIGQRRPAGVDLSFVAADYRGGTSAIVRRLHALGHRRIALVQVAGEAEPVPARRPGFLDACRELGIAEDHRPRYSLGGHRGDTDRAQPVDGPTELITELQRTGCTAVVAERSADASLIRDAAVNAGLEVPRDLSLVSLAVPPLPSEQTGLAQLEIPRREMGRQAVSILLELLQPGARTPIRVTLPCGLQEGKTLARPRSSLH from the coding sequence TTGGCAAGACCGCGCCGTGAGCCCCGGCGGGTATCGCAGGCCGATGTCGCGCGCCGTGCGGATGTGTCGACCGGGATCGTGTCATCGGTGATCAACGGCCGGGACTACGGTTCCATCCGGGTCAGTGAGGCAACCCGACAGCGGGTCTGGGCCGCCGTCCGGGAACTCGGCTACGTGCCCAATCTGGCGGCACGCAACCTGGCCCGGGGCACCAATCGGCTGATCGGGGTCTTCACCTATCAGCCGGTCTTTCCCTACGAGAGCAGGGATTTCTACCACGACTTCCTGACCGGTGTCGAGGAGGCGGCCGAGCAACTGGGCTACAACCTGCTGATGATCACCGGCGCCCGGAACGATCAAGGACACAGGTCGGTCTACGCCGGCGGCGTCAACAACCTGCAGCTGGCCGACGGCGCGGTGCTGGTCGGGGCCGGTGAGGACGTCGACGAGCTCACCCGGATGACGCAGGAGGGCTACCCGTTCGTCTACATCGGACAGCGACGCCCGGCCGGCGTGGATCTGTCCTTCGTCGCAGCCGACTACCGAGGTGGCACCAGCGCCATCGTCCGTCGGCTGCACGCTCTCGGACACCGGCGGATCGCGTTGGTCCAGGTCGCCGGCGAGGCCGAGCCCGTCCCGGCGCGACGTCCGGGCTTCCTGGACGCATGTCGAGAACTGGGAATAGCCGAGGACCACCGTCCGCGATACTCGCTCGGCGGACACCGCGGCGACACCGACAGGGCGCAGCCGGTCGACGGTCCCACGGAATTGATCACCGAACTGCAGCGGACGGGATGCACTGCGGTGGTCGCCGAACGAAGCGCCGACGCGAGCCTCATCCGGGATGCAGCGGTCAACGCCGGACTTGAGGTCCCCCGGGATCTGTCGCTGGTGTCGCTCGCCGTCCCGCCGTTGCCCAGCGAGCAGACCGGCCTTGCCCAGTTGGAGATCCCGCGACGGGAGATGGGCCGGCAGGCCGTCTCGATCCTGCTGGAGTTGTTGCAGCCCGGTGCCCGCACGCCGATCCGGGTCACCCTGCCGTGCGGCCTGCAGGAGGGCAAAACCCTGGCGCGGCCGCGTTCATCGCTGCACTAA
- a CDS encoding aminoglycoside N(3)-acetyltransferase: MIVPKDLLDRPGYVPVTRSRLADTLVDLGVRRDGVLMVHVRMSALGWMVGGMDAIVWALRDVVGPDGTLLALTGWEDSPYHVPGWPPDWQQAYRDQPPFDPGVSAARREFGRFPERLRTWPRARRSNHPEVSFAAVGPAAADLLAEPGDDDPWGPDGPLGRLVAADGQVLLIGPIKTLTLCHHAEAIARVEGKRYHDYTAPIRVDGAVEWRHYRTLDTFYGTLPYWERDDLAIDGWVATLTDQAIAAGATKHGTIDECRLMLVDAPRATAAIKDWIEANF, from the coding sequence ATGATCGTGCCAAAGGACCTGTTGGATCGACCCGGGTACGTCCCGGTGACCCGTTCGCGACTTGCCGACACGCTGGTCGACCTCGGCGTCCGTCGGGATGGCGTGCTCATGGTGCACGTCCGGATGTCGGCGCTGGGTTGGATGGTCGGCGGCATGGATGCGATCGTCTGGGCACTGCGCGACGTGGTCGGCCCCGACGGCACGCTGCTCGCCTTGACGGGTTGGGAGGACAGCCCGTACCACGTTCCGGGCTGGCCGCCCGATTGGCAGCAGGCGTACCGGGACCAACCACCCTTCGACCCCGGCGTGTCGGCCGCGCGACGCGAGTTCGGCCGTTTCCCCGAGCGGCTTCGCACCTGGCCACGGGCCCGGCGGAGCAACCATCCCGAAGTGAGTTTCGCAGCCGTCGGACCGGCGGCAGCGGACCTGTTGGCGGAGCCGGGCGACGATGATCCGTGGGGACCCGACGGGCCGCTCGGGAGACTGGTGGCTGCCGACGGACAAGTCCTGCTGATCGGCCCGATCAAGACCCTGACCCTCTGTCATCACGCGGAGGCCATCGCCCGGGTGGAAGGCAAGCGCTACCACGACTACACCGCGCCGATCCGAGTCGACGGCGCCGTCGAGTGGCGTCACTACCGCACGCTCGACACCTTCTACGGCACCCTCCCCTATTGGGAACGGGACGATCTGGCCATCGACGGTTGGGTTGCCACGCTGACTGATCAAGCGATCGCCGCCGGGGCAACGAAACACGGCACCATCGACGAGTGCCGGCTGATGCTGGTCGACGCACCCCGGGCAACCGCGGCGATCAAGGACTGGATCGAAGCGAACTTCTAA
- a CDS encoding VOC family protein yields the protein MAANRWVGVTIDCTDPHRLASFWGTLLGLATDEDPLPGWARIGRQDALPEISFQPVSEPRKGKVRLHLDVSVDDIDRGIARVIELGGSPTGERHDYDEGVVVIMRDPEGNEFCLVQYY from the coding sequence ATGGCAGCCAACCGTTGGGTCGGGGTGACCATCGACTGCACCGATCCGCACCGACTGGCTTCCTTCTGGGGTACGCTCCTCGGGCTCGCCACCGATGAGGATCCGCTGCCCGGGTGGGCACGGATCGGTCGCCAGGATGCGCTGCCGGAGATCAGCTTCCAACCGGTTTCCGAACCCAGGAAGGGCAAAGTGCGGTTGCATCTCGACGTCTCGGTGGACGACATCGATCGCGGAATCGCCCGGGTGATCGAACTGGGTGGATCGCCGACCGGCGAGCGCCATGACTACGACGAGGGCGTCGTGGTGATCATGCGCGATCCGGAGGGCAACGAGTTCTGCCTCGTCCAGTACTACTGA
- a CDS encoding Gfo/Idh/MocA family protein has translation MDRNRVIRWGIAGPGRIADSEAADFGLVPDAALLAVGSRSVDRARVFALRHDIPRAYGSYRELVNDPDLDVVYITTPHPQHLAIARAAIKNGKAVLVEKTFAATVAGAEELRGLARAENVFAMEAMWTRFLPAYVTIRELIKDGAIGEVRQVQADLGVDRRYDPKDRLYDPAQGGGAMLDLGVYLVSFAQHFLGVPDRIMINGSLAETGVDREFGLLLGYDDGRSAALLGSIRNASAGSARIVGTQGWIDLPPRFHHPSGIVLHQKGKDPQTFDLQPLGHGYPHQFIEVGDRIRDGQTESPIMPLDDTVAVQRILNAGCEQLGVFHHEDETVDV, from the coding sequence GTGGATCGAAATCGAGTCATTCGCTGGGGTATCGCCGGACCAGGACGGATCGCCGACTCCGAGGCGGCCGACTTCGGGCTGGTGCCCGATGCCGCCCTCCTCGCCGTCGGGTCGCGTTCCGTTGACCGCGCACGGGTGTTCGCTCTGCGGCACGACATCCCGCGGGCGTACGGCAGCTACCGGGAACTGGTCAACGACCCCGACCTGGACGTCGTCTACATCACCACTCCCCACCCCCAGCACCTGGCTATCGCCCGTGCGGCGATCAAGAACGGCAAGGCGGTGTTGGTGGAGAAGACGTTCGCCGCGACCGTCGCTGGCGCCGAAGAACTCCGTGGGCTGGCCCGGGCGGAGAACGTCTTCGCCATGGAGGCGATGTGGACCCGGTTCCTGCCCGCCTATGTCACCATCCGCGAGCTGATCAAGGACGGTGCGATCGGCGAAGTGCGGCAGGTCCAGGCCGATCTCGGAGTGGATCGTCGGTATGATCCCAAGGATCGGCTGTACGACCCGGCCCAGGGTGGCGGCGCGATGCTCGACCTTGGCGTCTACCTGGTCTCGTTCGCCCAGCACTTCCTCGGCGTGCCCGACCGGATCATGATCAACGGGTCGCTGGCAGAGACCGGCGTTGATCGTGAGTTCGGTCTGTTGCTCGGCTACGACGACGGGCGGTCTGCCGCGCTGCTCGGGTCGATCCGCAACGCCTCGGCCGGCTCGGCCCGGATCGTCGGTACGCAGGGCTGGATCGATCTGCCTCCGCGGTTCCATCATCCGAGCGGAATCGTGCTGCACCAGAAGGGGAAGGACCCGCAGACCTTCGACCTGCAGCCGCTGGGTCACGGCTATCCGCACCAGTTCATCGAGGTGGGCGACCGGATCCGGGACGGACAGACCGAGAGCCCGATCATGCCGCTGGACGACACGGTCGCGGTGCAGCGGATCCTGAACGCCGGGTGCGAGCAACTCGGTGTCTTCCATCACGAGGACGAGACGGTCGACGTCTGA
- a CDS encoding extracellular solute-binding protein, with the protein MYTTFLPTPPGPSRNAFYARLQQRIGCQLKISFIPASDYGTKFQTMIAGNDLPDVCNFPLPTPDQPRVMDKLFADLGPYLAGDKAMDFPYLANLPTASWKPTVANGTVYAVPQPRALSGTAMYARLDLITQVGANPQPGSYDDFLELLTAVTDAKAQRWAFGNPTNMVTHLQMMLGAPNNWSEEGGKFVSSFGDERSTEAVARTAEMVRKGLFHPDSSSLEYTRIRELFFAGRLALTSDGYAGWDLFVRELGGGPEATAKLGLVVEPKAEGGGDARHFSGTGFQGLTVIKKGLGEERTRKVLDVLNYLATPIGSREHLERKYGVKGIDYTIQDGLPTLTDRGNREFMDVQYVADSQTIIGPGVKEGVDYQYTWHQRVTKDLVPDPSIGLYSDTYSRKGAALNKMLGDARLDVIFARKPLTHLQETYAAWREKGGDAIAAEYAESKTAGR; encoded by the coding sequence ATGTACACGACATTCCTGCCCACGCCGCCCGGTCCGAGCCGGAACGCCTTCTACGCCAGGTTGCAGCAGCGCATCGGCTGTCAGCTCAAGATCAGCTTCATACCGGCGTCGGACTACGGCACCAAGTTCCAGACCATGATCGCCGGAAATGATCTTCCGGACGTCTGCAACTTTCCGCTGCCGACCCCTGACCAGCCCCGGGTCATGGACAAGCTGTTCGCCGATCTCGGCCCCTACCTGGCCGGAGACAAGGCCATGGACTTCCCCTACCTGGCCAATCTGCCCACGGCGTCCTGGAAACCGACCGTGGCCAACGGCACCGTGTACGCCGTGCCGCAGCCCCGCGCCCTGTCCGGAACGGCCATGTACGCCCGGTTGGATTTGATCACGCAGGTCGGCGCCAACCCCCAGCCGGGCAGCTACGACGACTTCCTCGAACTGCTCACGGCGGTGACCGACGCCAAGGCCCAGCGCTGGGCCTTCGGCAACCCGACCAACATGGTGACCCATCTGCAGATGATGTTGGGAGCACCGAACAACTGGAGCGAGGAAGGTGGAAAGTTCGTCAGCTCGTTCGGTGACGAACGCAGTACCGAAGCCGTGGCCCGGACTGCGGAGATGGTCAGGAAGGGCCTGTTCCATCCGGACTCATCGTCATTGGAGTACACGCGGATCCGGGAGCTGTTCTTCGCCGGCCGACTGGCATTGACCAGTGACGGATACGCCGGCTGGGATCTCTTCGTACGAGAGTTGGGTGGCGGACCCGAGGCGACAGCGAAACTCGGACTGGTCGTCGAACCGAAGGCCGAAGGCGGCGGCGACGCCAGGCACTTCTCCGGTACCGGCTTCCAGGGTTTGACGGTGATCAAAAAGGGTCTGGGCGAAGAGCGGACCCGGAAGGTGCTCGATGTCCTCAACTACCTGGCCACGCCGATCGGCTCCCGTGAGCACTTGGAGCGCAAGTACGGCGTCAAGGGGATCGACTACACCATCCAGGACGGGCTGCCGACGCTGACCGATCGCGGAAACCGCGAGTTCATGGATGTGCAGTACGTCGCGGACTCCCAGACGATCATCGGCCCCGGGGTGAAGGAAGGCGTGGACTACCAGTACACGTGGCATCAGCGCGTCACGAAGGACCTGGTCCCCGATCCGAGCATCGGCCTCTATTCCGACACCTACAGCCGCAAGGGCGCTGCGCTCAACAAGATGCTCGGCGACGCCCGCCTGGACGTCATCTTCGCCCGGAAGCCGCTGACACACCTGCAGGAGACGTACGCCGCCTGGCGCGAGAAGGGCGGCGACGCCATCGCCGCCGAGTACGCCGAGTCGAAGACGGCGGGACGCTGA
- a CDS encoding pyridoxamine 5'-phosphate oxidase family protein, with the protein MSDQNENLTPDERAEADRQAVAEVIENARIAVVTTIEADGSLVSRPLALQQRRFDGDLYFFTPDPTDKTEQVRNNPATNVAIESRGNYLSIAGSASITKDPALIDELWNTAAEAWFESGRDDPAVALLKVHAESAELQAIDTPRPIAAVKYLKAAVTGTQPDVGDATRVEM; encoded by the coding sequence ATGTCTGATCAGAACGAGAACCTCACTCCCGACGAGCGGGCCGAGGCGGATCGGCAAGCGGTCGCCGAAGTGATCGAGAATGCCCGGATCGCTGTGGTGACCACAATCGAAGCGGACGGTTCACTCGTCAGTCGGCCCTTGGCCCTGCAACAACGCCGATTCGACGGAGATCTCTACTTCTTCACACCCGATCCGACGGACAAGACCGAGCAGGTACGCAACAACCCGGCGACCAACGTCGCCATCGAGAGCCGCGGCAACTACTTGTCGATCGCCGGCTCGGCATCGATCACCAAGGATCCGGCACTGATCGACGAGCTCTGGAACACCGCCGCCGAAGCGTGGTTCGAAAGCGGCCGTGACGACCCGGCCGTAGCATTGCTGAAGGTGCACGCCGAGTCCGCCGAACTGCAAGCCATCGACACGCCGCGGCCCATCGCCGCAGTGAAGTACCTGAAGGCGGCTGTCACCGGAACGCAGCCCGACGTCGGGGATGCCACAAGAGTCGAGATGTGA